A genomic window from Ischnura elegans chromosome 10, ioIscEleg1.1, whole genome shotgun sequence includes:
- the LOC124167193 gene encoding GILT-like protein 1, whose product MVGRSSVALAAFMLLALSSLPSSEQKKIVKKIGDCDKLQIGIYYESLCPDSRRFILKQLPGAYMQFREYIDIKFVPFGKATTSGSGGFNCQHGPVECDANRMQSCALSYITNPDMQAQFVPCVMNGTDPTILGPKCASEIGLNYGDVERCYATDEGLNLQLQAQTDTYAVQDPLDFVPTIVYNGVFNQGLQDNSLSDFSSTICRQLPCLVCN is encoded by the exons ATGGTCGGGAGATCTTCCGTTGCCCTGGCGGCATTCATGCTCCTCGCCCTGAGTTCCCTGCCTTCCAGTGAGCAGAAGAAAATTGTGAAGAAAATAGGCGACTGCGATAAG cTGCAAATTGGAATCTACTACGAGTCACTCTGCCCAGACAGCAGAAGATTTATATTGAAGCAGCTACCAGGAGCATATATGCAGTTTAGGGAGTACATAGATATTAAATTTGTACCATTTGGAAAGGCGACG ACCTCGGGTTCCGGTGGATTTAATTGCCAGCATGGGCCAGTAGAGTGCGATGCAAACAGGATGCAGTCATGCGCTCTCTCCTACATTACTAATCCCGATATGCAGGCACAATTCGTTCCTTGCGTTATGAATGGAACCGACCCAACAATACTTGGGCCAAAG TGTGCCAGTGAAATAGGTCTGAATTATGGTGATGTGGAGCGTTGCTATGCCACCGATGAAGGACTAAATCTGCAGCTCCAAGCTCAAACTGACACCTATGCCGTCCAGGACCCACTCGACTTCGTCCCCACCATCGTCTACAACGGA GTTTTCAACCAGGGCCTGCAGGATAACTCACTATCAGATTTTAGCAGTACTATTTGCAGGCAATTACCATGTTTGGTATGCAATTGA